A single genomic interval of Agromyces cerinus harbors:
- a CDS encoding serine hydrolase domain-containing protein has product MPIFDHAFDWARRNVEQGPLPSAVLGIATGEGTVALDAFGAASVDDHYPLFSVTKPIVGLAALHLVEQGRLTPDTPLADAVPEFGAGRDDVVRLRHLVSHTSGIVEPAMDDPQGLRRGLLEPGRDFAAGTVSRYSTIAFEGVAALIEQASGAPWERAVAKVGERAGATGFTFDADASPHDPVGAAEQGLDYARFSSQRHPGAGLLGRADDLLAVGSALLRDDGSLISRVTASAMLRPLTAGLPKLEPYPAARGQDWGFTWNLRHSASGLLASDTYGHGGWAGTEFWITPSLGVCFVLLTNVGGGIGRHGLNADELHNAVAAGA; this is encoded by the coding sequence ATGCCGATCTTCGACCACGCCTTCGACTGGGCCAGGCGCAACGTCGAGCAGGGGCCGTTGCCCTCGGCCGTGCTCGGCATCGCGACCGGCGAGGGCACGGTGGCGCTCGACGCCTTCGGCGCGGCATCCGTCGACGACCACTACCCGCTGTTCTCCGTGACCAAGCCGATCGTCGGGCTCGCCGCCCTGCACCTGGTCGAACAGGGCCGGCTCACGCCCGACACCCCGCTCGCCGACGCGGTGCCCGAGTTCGGTGCCGGGCGCGACGACGTCGTGCGCCTGCGCCACCTGGTCAGCCACACGTCGGGCATCGTCGAGCCGGCGATGGACGACCCGCAGGGACTTCGTCGGGGACTGCTCGAGCCCGGACGCGACTTCGCCGCGGGCACCGTCAGCCGGTACTCGACGATCGCATTCGAGGGCGTCGCGGCGCTCATCGAGCAGGCATCCGGCGCCCCGTGGGAGCGGGCCGTCGCGAAGGTCGGCGAACGCGCCGGCGCCACGGGCTTCACGTTCGACGCCGACGCCAGCCCGCACGATCCGGTCGGGGCCGCCGAGCAGGGGCTCGATTACGCGAGGTTCTCCTCTCAGCGGCATCCGGGCGCCGGCCTCCTCGGTCGTGCTGACGACCTGCTCGCCGTCGGAAGCGCACTGCTCCGCGACGACGGATCGCTCATCTCGCGCGTGACGGCGTCGGCGATGCTGCGCCCGCTCACGGCCGGGCTGCCGAAGCTCGAGCCCTACCCCGCCGCCCGCGGCCAGGACTGGGGCTTCACCTGGAACCTGCGGCACTCGGCGTCGGGGCTGCTCGCGAGCGACACCTACGGCCACGGCGGCTGGGCCGGTACCGAGTTCTGGATCACGCCCTCGCTCGGCGTGTGCTTCGTGCTGCTGACCAACGTCGGCGGCGGCATCGGCCGCCACGGCCTGAACGCCGACGAACTGCACAACGCGGTGGCCGCCGGGGCCTGA
- a CDS encoding rhamnulokinase — protein sequence MSGTSAGTVAAVDLGATSGRVILGHVDGRAGTLALDHVARFPNGPVRLASGLHWDFTGLTRDLTAGLAEAFRRDPSAASIGVDSWAVDYGLLRGDRMLGEPFHYRDERNDRGVDAVHGIVPFDELYRRNGLQFLPFNTLYQLAAERESGWLGVADSLLLMPDLVGFQLTGSRLAERTNASTTGLVGVASGEWDDELIERLGLPASVFAPLVSPGESFGPLRAAVAAELGAPSGIEVVAVGSHDTASAVVAVPMRAESAAYISCGTWGLVGVELEQPVTTDAAREANFTNEGGVDGRVRFLHNVMGLWLLSESVRWWERDGERIDLSELLAAAASVTGPVAVFDADDPRFLSPGDLPGRIAEWCAERGVAAPASRAEFTRSIVESLAEAFAGAVRTASVLSGVDVETIHVVGGGSLNELLCQRTADRAGLPVLAGPVEATAIGNVLVQARAQGFVDGDLEALRALVAQAFAPRRYEPVGR from the coding sequence CCTCGGCCACGTCGACGGCCGTGCCGGCACGCTCGCGCTCGATCACGTCGCACGGTTCCCGAACGGCCCGGTGCGCCTCGCCTCGGGGCTGCACTGGGACTTCACGGGCCTCACCCGCGACCTGACCGCGGGCCTCGCCGAGGCGTTCCGGCGAGACCCCTCGGCCGCCTCGATCGGCGTCGACTCGTGGGCGGTCGACTACGGCCTCCTCCGGGGCGACCGCATGCTCGGCGAGCCGTTCCACTACCGCGACGAGCGGAACGACCGGGGCGTCGATGCCGTGCACGGCATCGTGCCGTTCGACGAGCTCTACCGTCGCAACGGCCTGCAGTTCCTGCCGTTCAACACCCTGTACCAACTCGCCGCCGAGCGGGAGAGCGGATGGCTCGGCGTCGCCGACTCGCTCCTCCTCATGCCCGACCTCGTCGGGTTCCAGCTCACCGGCTCGCGCCTCGCCGAGCGCACGAACGCCTCGACGACGGGACTCGTGGGCGTCGCGTCGGGCGAGTGGGACGACGAGCTCATCGAGCGGCTCGGGCTCCCGGCATCCGTCTTCGCACCCCTCGTGAGCCCCGGCGAGTCGTTCGGCCCGCTGCGCGCCGCCGTCGCCGCCGAGCTCGGCGCCCCCTCGGGCATCGAGGTCGTCGCCGTCGGCTCGCACGACACCGCCTCGGCGGTCGTCGCGGTGCCGATGCGCGCCGAGTCCGCCGCCTACATCTCGTGCGGAACGTGGGGGCTCGTCGGCGTCGAACTCGAGCAGCCGGTGACGACGGATGCCGCGCGCGAGGCGAACTTCACGAACGAGGGCGGCGTCGACGGGCGCGTGCGGTTCCTGCACAACGTCATGGGGCTCTGGCTGCTGTCGGAGTCGGTGCGCTGGTGGGAGCGCGACGGCGAGCGCATCGACCTCTCCGAGCTGCTCGCGGCCGCGGCATCCGTCACCGGGCCCGTCGCCGTCTTCGATGCCGACGACCCGCGCTTCCTCTCGCCCGGCGACCTTCCCGGCCGCATCGCCGAGTGGTGCGCCGAACGAGGCGTCGCCGCGCCCGCCAGCCGGGCGGAGTTCACCCGCTCGATCGTCGAGAGCCTCGCCGAGGCGTTCGCCGGCGCCGTGCGCACCGCCTCGGTGCTCTCGGGCGTCGACGTCGAGACGATCCACGTGGTCGGCGGCGGGTCGCTCAACGAGCTGCTCTGCCAGCGCACCGCCGACCGCGCCGGGCTCCCCGTGCTCGCGGGCCCCGTCGAGGCGACCGCGATCGGCAACGTGCTCGTGCAGGCCCGCGCGCAGGGCTTCGTCGACGGCGACCTCGAGGCGCTGCGCGCACTCGTGGCGCAGGCGTTCGCGCCGCGCCGATACGAGCCCGTCGGCCGCTGA
- a CDS encoding 2-hydroxyacid dehydrogenase: MTDRLLVSLPGATLRDAIGPLPDGVDVVLWDLTGPAPAEHLDLVVPPYMGASAKLGALEGVTTRLVQSQSIGYDDVAAALPPGHVYANAASVHETSTAELTLALVLAAQRGIPDFVRAASEGRWAPARHASLADRRVLIVGYGGVGTAIEDRLLPFEVDVTRVASRARDDERGRIHGIDELPALLPDAEIVIVGVPLTEATTELVDDAFLSALPDGALVVNIARGRVADTDAILDHATRGRLRFALDVTEPEPLPDGHPLFALPNVLVSPHVGGASTAMMPRMARLVRDQVERMLRDEEPRNVVLRS, from the coding sequence ATGACCGACCGACTGCTCGTGTCCCTGCCCGGTGCCACCCTGCGCGATGCGATCGGCCCGCTGCCCGACGGCGTCGACGTCGTGCTGTGGGACCTCACCGGACCGGCGCCGGCCGAGCACCTCGACCTGGTCGTTCCGCCGTACATGGGCGCGTCGGCGAAGCTGGGCGCGCTCGAGGGCGTCACGACGCGCCTCGTGCAATCCCAGTCGATCGGGTACGACGACGTCGCGGCGGCGCTGCCGCCGGGGCACGTCTACGCGAACGCGGCATCCGTGCACGAGACCTCGACCGCCGAGCTGACGCTGGCTCTCGTGCTGGCAGCCCAGCGCGGCATCCCCGACTTCGTGCGCGCCGCGAGCGAGGGGCGATGGGCGCCGGCCAGGCACGCGAGCCTCGCCGACCGCCGCGTGCTGATCGTCGGCTACGGCGGCGTCGGCACGGCCATCGAGGATCGCCTGCTGCCGTTCGAGGTCGACGTCACGCGCGTCGCGAGCCGCGCCCGTGACGACGAGCGGGGCCGCATCCACGGCATCGACGAGCTCCCCGCCCTGCTGCCCGACGCCGAGATCGTGATCGTCGGCGTCCCGCTGACGGAGGCCACGACGGAACTCGTCGACGACGCCTTCCTCAGCGCCCTGCCCGACGGCGCGCTCGTCGTGAACATCGCCCGAGGCCGCGTGGCCGACACCGACGCGATCCTCGACCACGCCACGCGCGGCCGGCTGCGGTTCGCCCTCGACGTCACCGAACCCGAGCCGCTGCCCGACGGGCATCCGCTCTTCGCGCTGCCGAATGTGCTCGTCTCGCCGCACGTGGGCGGCGCCTCGACGGCGATGATGCCACGCATGGCCCGGCTCGTGCGCGACCAGGTCGAGCGGATGCTGCGGGACGAGGAACCCCGCAACGTCGTGCTGCGCAGCTGA